A window of Rhinolophus ferrumequinum isolate MPI-CBG mRhiFer1 chromosome X, mRhiFer1_v1.p, whole genome shotgun sequence contains these coding sequences:
- the GPR119 gene encoding glucose-dependent insulinotropic receptor, giving the protein MESSFPFGVILAILASLIIAANAVVAMAVLLLIHKNDGVSLCFTLNLAVADTLLGVAISGLVTDQLSSPARPTQKTLCTLRMAFVTSSAAASVLTVMLIAFDRYLAIKQPLRYFQIMNGLVAGACIAGLWLVSYLIGFLPLGVPIFQQTTYQGPCSFFAVFHPRFVLTLSCVGFFPALLLFVFFYCDMLKIASMHSQQIRKMEHTGAMAGAYRPPRTPSDFKAVCTVAILIGSFTLSWTPFLITGIVQVACQECHLYLVLERYLWLLGVGNSLLNPLIYAYWQKEVRQQLYQMTLEVKKGLSSFLLLLFARDGGPEGSMGSSCHIATISHPQLDD; this is encoded by the coding sequence ATGGAGTCATCTTTCCCATTTGGAGTGATACTTGCTATTCTGGCCTCCCTCATCATTGCTGCTAATGCAGTCGTGGCTATGGCTGTGCTGTTGTTAATCCACAAGAATGATGGTGTCAGCCTCTGTTTCACCTTGAATCTGGCTGTGGCTGACACCTTGCTTGGCGTGGCCATTTCCGGCCTAGTCACAGACCAGCTCTCCAGCCCGGCTCGGCCCACACAGAAGACGCTGTGTACTCTTCGGATGGCATTTGTGACTTCCTCCGCAgctgcctctgtcctcacagtCATGCTGATTGCCTTTGACAGGTACCTTGCCATCAAGCAGCCCCTCCGCTACTTCCAGATCATGAATGGGCTTGTGGCTGGGGCCTGCATTGCCGGACTATGGTTGGTGTCTTATCTCATTGGCTTCCTCCCACTTGGAGTCCCCATATTCCAGCAGACCACCTACCAGGGGCCCTGCAGCTTCTTCGCTGTGTTTCATCCGCGCTTTGTGCTGACGCTCTCCTGCGTTGGCttcttcccagctctgctcctctttgttttcttctactgtGACATGCTCAAGATTGCTTCCATGCACAGCCAGCAAATCCGAAAGATGGAACACACAGGAGCCATGGCTGGAGCTTACCGGCCCCCACGGACTCCCAGTGACTTTAAGGCTGTCTGCACTGTGGCTATTCTCATTGGGAGCTTCACTCTGTCCTGGACCCCATTCCTTATCACTGGCATTGTGCAGGTGGCCTGTCAGGAGTGCCACCTCTACCTAGTGCTAGAACGGTACCTATGGCTTCTCGGTGTGGGCAACTCCCTGCTCAACCCACTCATCTATGCCTATTGGCAGAAGGAGGTGCGGCAGCAGCTCTACCAGATGACCTTGGAAGTGAAGAAAGGGCTCTCCTCATTCCTCCTCCTACTCTTTGCCAGGGATGGTGGCCCAGAGGGGTCAATGGGAAGTTCCTGTCACATCGCCACTATCTCCCACCCACAGCTTGATGACTGA